The following proteins come from a genomic window of Meleagris gallopavo isolate NT-WF06-2002-E0010 breed Aviagen turkey brand Nicholas breeding stock chromosome Z, Turkey_5.1, whole genome shotgun sequence:
- the MAP3K1 gene encoding mitogen-activated protein kinase kinase kinase 1, which produces MGLLLSAEIDDKGHRKDQGSQGLLHLDPYWYDYNIFLCCSRDMENKETLRGLQKMDDRPEERMIREKLKATCMPAWKHEWLERRSRRGPVVVKPIPVKGDGSEMNKLSLEPQSEGQSSASSPTQKGRRSPSPSSSSSSSSRTVKSESPGVRRKRVSPVPFQSGRITPPRRAPSPDGFSPYSPEETSRRVNKVMRARLYLLQQIGPNSFLIGGDSPDNKYRVFIGPQTCSCGRGTFCIHLLFVMLRVFQLEPSDPVLWRKTLKNFEVESLFQKYHSRRSSRIKAPSRNTIQKFVSRMSNSHTLSSSTSTSSSENSMKDEEEQMCPICLLGMLDEESLTVCEDGCRNKLHHHCMSIWAEECRRNREPLICPLCRSKWRSHDFYSHELPSPVDSSVLHVVQQQTQQQSTVGSQRRIQDTNFNLTHYGVQQIPSAYKDLAEPWIQVFGMELVGCLFSRNWNIREMALRRLSHDVSGALLLANGESTGNSGNGNGNNTSAGALGVASGSSQATVSGDVVVESCCSVLSMVCADPVYKVYVAALKTLRAMLVYTPCHTLAERSKLQRLLKPVVETILVKCADANSRTSQLSVSTLLEMCKGQAGELAVGREILKSGSIGIGGVDYVLNCILATEIEPSNWQALLGRLCLIDRLLLEFPGEFYPHIVCGDVLQADTIVGRYKKLLSLLNFALLSIDNSHSMVGKLSRRVFLSSARMVARVPHVFVKLLEMLSVISSTHYTRMRRRLMAIADEMEVAEAIQLGMEEIQSMECRHEDFLQLPVPDNSPEATENNTPNNTIQLSGKSGKGLSDKKLSASPQDISETLTGLAVGLPVSSVTTEQPKPAVQTKGKPYSQCLNSSPSSNHSQSLFPTLLSPSNPSVPAGTVTDVSKLRPQGFIPCKISSPSPQTQRKLSLQFQRSCSENKEPDKLSPIFTQARPLPSSHIHRPKPSRPTPNDMNKQGETSKNSMTLDLNDTSQCDSNGSNSSAVIPSEETVFTPVDEKCRLDVSAELNSSIEDLLEASMPTSDGTVTFKSEVAVLSPERAENDDTYKDDVNHNQKCKEKMEAEEEEALAIAMAMSASQDALPIIPQLQVENGEDIIIIQQDTPETLPGHTKAKHHYREDAEWLKGQQIGLGAFSSCYQAQDVGTGTLMAVKQVTYVRNTSSEQEEVVEALREEIRMMSHLNHPNIIRMLGATCEKSNYNLFIEWMAGGSVAHLLSKYGAFKESVIINYTEQLLRGLSYLHENQIIHRDVKGANLLIDSTGHRLRIADFGAAARLASKGTGAGEFQGQLLGTIAFMAPEVLRGQQYGRSCDVWSVGCVVIEMACAKPPWNAEKHSNHLALIFKIASATTAPSIPSHLSPGLRDVTLRCLELQPQDRPPSRELLKHPVFRTTW; this is translated from the exons GTGGTGAAACCTATCCCTGTGAAGGGAGATGGATCTGAAATGAACAAGCTATCTCTAGAACCTCAATCTGAAGGACAAAGCAGTGCTTCTTCACCTACGCAGAAGGGACGGCGTAGTCCTTCTCCTAGCAGTTCTTCTTCATCATCCTCTCGGACTGTTAAATCTGAGTCACCAGGTGTTAGAAGAAAAAGGGTATCTCCAGTACCT TTTCAGAGTGGACGAATAACACCACCTCGAAGAGCCCCATCTCCAGATGGCTTCTCTCCATACAGCCCTGAGGAAACAAGTCGTCGTGTCAACAAAGTTATGCGAGCTAGGCTGTACCTGCTGCAGCAAATAGGACCCAACTCTTTCTTAATTGGAGGAGATAGCCCTGATAATAAATACAGAGTGTTTATTGGACCTCAG ACATGTAGCTGTGGCCGTGGAACATTTTGTATTCATCTGCTCTTCGTTATGCTGCGAGTTTTCCAGCTTGAGCCTTCAGACCCAGTGCTGTGGAGAAAGACACTGAAAAACTTTGAG GTTGAGAGTTTGTTCCAGAAATATCACAGTAGGCGTAGCTCGAGGATCAAAGCTCCATCTCGTAACACCATCCAGAAGTTTGTCTCACGCATGTCAAATTCTCATACATTGTCATCTAGTACTTCTACATCTAGTTCAGAA aATAGTATGAAAGATGAAGAAGAGCAGATGTGCCCCATTTGTTTGTTAGGCATGCTGGATGAAGAGAGCCTGACTGTGTGTGAAGATGGCTGCAGGAACAAATTACACCACCACTGCATGTCAATAT GGGCAGAAGAGTGTAGAAGAAACAGAGAGCCACTTATATGTCCTCTGTGTAGATCTAAATGGAGGTCTCATGATTTCTACAG TCATGAATTGCCAAGCCCTGTGGATTCTTCTGTTCTCCATGTGGTTCAACAACAAACTCAACAGCAATCAACAGTTGGATCACAGAGGAGAATCCAGGATACTAATTTTAACCTTACTCATTATGGGGTCCAGCAGATTCCTTCTGCCTATAAAGATTTAGCTGAGCCGTGGATTCAG GTCTTTGGAATGGAGTTAGTCGGCTGTTTGTTTTCTCGAAACTGGAATATACGAGAGATGGCACTTAGGCGTCTTTCCCATGATGTTAGTGGTGCTCTATTACTGGCTAATGGCGAGAGCACTGGAAATTCTGGGAATGGCAATGGAAACAACACAAGTGCTGGAGCTCTGGGAGTAGCGAGTGGGTCATCTCAGGCCACCGTCTCAGGAGATGTGGTGGTGGAATCTTGCTGCAGTGTGCTATCCATGGTCTGTGCTGACCCTGTCTACAAAGTGTATGTTGCTGCTTTA AAAACCTTAAGAGCCATGCTGGTCTATACTCCTTGTCATACTTTGGCAGAAAGGAGTAAGCTACAGCGACTTCTGAAGCCAGTTGTAGAGACAATATTAGTTAAATGTGCAGATGCCAACAG TCGAACAAGTCAACTTTCAGTCTCAACGCTATTGGAGATGTGTAAAGGCCAAGCAGGAGAGTTGGCAGTTGGGAGAGAAATACTTAAATCTG gGTCCATTGGTATCGGTGGTGTTGATTATGTCTTAAATTGTATTCTTGCAACTGAAATTGAACCTAGCAACTGGCAAGCGTTACTGGGGAGACTTTGTCTTATAGACAGACTTCTGTTGGAATTTCCTGGTGAATTTTATCCTCACATCGTCTGTGGAGATGTTTTACAGGCTGATACCATAGTAGGCAG gtATAAGAAACTTCTCTCCCTTCTAAATTTCGCCTTGCTGTCAATTGACAATTCCCACTCAATGGTCGGTAAACTATCACGGAGAGTATTTTTGAGTTCAGCAAGAATGGTGGCAAGAGTGCCTCACGTGTTTGTAAAGCTGTTAGAAATGCTGAGTGTGATAAGCTCAACTCATTATACAAGGATGCGTCGACGTCTGATGGCAATAGCAGATGAAATGGAAGTTGCAGAAGCCATCCAGCTAGGCATGGAAGAAATACAGTCTATGGAATGTCGACATGAAGACTTTCTGCAGCTACCTGTACCAGATAATTCTCCAGAAGCTACAGAAAATAATACTCCTAACAATACCATTCAGTTATCAGGGAAAAGTGGGAAAGGTTTAAGTGACAAAAAACTGAGTGCCAGTCCACAGGACATTTCTGAGACACTGACTGGCCTAGCTGTGGGACTTCCTGTTTCATCAGTAACCACTGAGCAACCAAAGCCAGCTGttcaaacaaaaggaaaacccTACAGTCAGTGTTTGAACTCTTCTCCCTCATCCAATCATTCCCAGTCACTATTTCCAACACTTCTCTCTCCTTCAAACCCATCTGTACCAGCTGGCACTGTAACAGATGTCTCTAAACTCAGACCTCAGGGATTCATTCCCTGCAAAATCTCCTCACCTTCTCCTCAAACACAACGGAAGCTTTCCCTCCAGTTTCAGAgaagctgctctgaaaataaagaacCAGATAAGCTTTCTCCAATTTTTACCCAAGCCAGGCCATTGCCATCTAGTCACATACACAGGCCAAAGCCATCACGACCCACTCCAAATGATATGAACAAGCAGGGAGAAACTTCAAAGAACAGTATGACACTTGACCTGAATGATACTTCACAGTGTGATAGCAACGGTAGTAACAGTAGTGCAGTTATACCAAGTGAAGAGACAGTGTTCACACCAGTAGATGAGAAATGTCGGTTGGATGTGAGTGCAGAGCTCAACTCCAGTATTGAGGACTTACTTGAGGCCTCCATGCCAACAAGCGATGGCACAGTTACGTTCAAGTCTGAAGTTGCAGTTCTTTCTCCTGAAAGGGCAGAAAATGATGATACTTACAAAGATGATGTAAATCATAATcaaaaatgcaaggaaaagatggaagctgaagaagaggaagcttTAGCTATTGCTATGGCAATGTCAGCATCTCAAGATGCCCTGCCAATAATTCCCCAACTACAGGTCGAAAATGGTGAAGATATCATAATTATTCAGCAGGAT ACACCAGAAACTCTGCCTGGACATACCAAAGCAAAGCATCATTACAGGGAAGATGCAGAATGGCTTAAAGGTCAACAAATTGGTcttggagctttctcttcctgttaCCAAGCTCAAGATGTAGGAACAGGGACATTAATGGCTGTAAAACAG GTGACATATGTCAGGAACACGTCATCTGAACAAGAAGAGGTAGTGGAAGCACTCAGGGAGGAGATACGGATGATGAGTCATCTAAACCATCCTAATATTATTCGCATGTTGGGTGCTACATGTGAGAAGAGCAACTATAACCTCTTTATTGAATGGATGGCAG GGGGATCAGTTGCTCATTTGTTGAGTAAATATGGAGCCTTCAAAGAATCAGTTATTATTAATTACACAGAACAACTGTTACGTGGCCTTTCTTACCTCCATGAGAATCAGATAATTCACAGAGATGTCAAAG GTGCCAATTTGCTAATTGACAGCACAGGTCATAGATTAAGAATTGCTGATTTTGGAGCGGCAGCCAGGTTGGCATCAAAAGGAACTGGTGCTGGGGAGTTCCAGGGACAGCTGTTGGGAACTATTGCGTTTATGGCCCCGGAG GTCCTGAGAGGTCAGCAGTATGGTAGGAGCTGTGATGTGTGGAGCGTTGGCTGTGTTGTTATAGAAATGGCTTGTGCTAAACCTCCCTGGAACGCAGAGAAACACTCCAATCATCTTGCTCTGATCTTTAAG ATTGCTAGTGCAACTACTGCTCCATCAATCCCTTCGCATCTGTCTCCTGGTTTGAGGGATGTGACTCTTCGG